In a single window of the Daphnia carinata strain CSIRO-1 chromosome 4, CSIRO_AGI_Dcar_HiC_V3, whole genome shotgun sequence genome:
- the LOC130695323 gene encoding ADP-ribosylation factor 6 isoform X1 has protein sequence MWRMGKILSKIFGNKEMRILMLGLDAAGKTTILYKLKLGQSVTTIPTVGFNVETVTYKNVKFNVWDVGGQDKIRPLWRHYYTGTQGLIFVVDCADRDRIDEARQELHRVINDREMRDAIILIFANKQDLQDAMKPHEIQEKLGLTRIRDRNWYVQPACATTGDGLYEGLTWLTSNHKS, from the exons ATGTG GAGAATGGGAAAAATACTGTCAAAAATATTCGGAAACAAGGAAATGAGGATACTCATGCTGGGTCTTGATGCAGCTGGGAAAACAA CAATATTGTACAAGCTGAAATTAGGACAGTCAGTCACAACAATTCCTACCGTTGGATTCAATGTTGAAACTGTAACATATAAGAATGTTAAATTCAATGTCTGG GATGTTGGTGGGCAAGATAAGATCCGCCCACTGTGGCGACACTATTACACTGGCACACAAGGGTTGATATTTGTCGTGGACTGTGCAGACAGAGATCGGATTGACGAAGCTAGGCAAGAACTCCATAGGGTCATTAACGATCGTGAAATGCGAGATGCAATCATTCTCATTTTTGCAAATAAACAAGACCTCCAGGATG CCATGAAACCACacgaaattcaagaaaaactGGGTCTGACGCGCATTCGTGACAGGAACTGGTACGTCCAGCCAGCATGTGCCACAACAGGCGACGGCTTGTATGAAGGACTAACGTGGTTAACATCCAATCACAAATCGTAA
- the LOC130695323 gene encoding ADP-ribosylation factor 6 isoform X2, with translation MGKILSKIFGNKEMRILMLGLDAAGKTTILYKLKLGQSVTTIPTVGFNVETVTYKNVKFNVWDVGGQDKIRPLWRHYYTGTQGLIFVVDCADRDRIDEARQELHRVINDREMRDAIILIFANKQDLQDAMKPHEIQEKLGLTRIRDRNWYVQPACATTGDGLYEGLTWLTSNHKS, from the exons ATGGGAAAAATACTGTCAAAAATATTCGGAAACAAGGAAATGAGGATACTCATGCTGGGTCTTGATGCAGCTGGGAAAACAA CAATATTGTACAAGCTGAAATTAGGACAGTCAGTCACAACAATTCCTACCGTTGGATTCAATGTTGAAACTGTAACATATAAGAATGTTAAATTCAATGTCTGG GATGTTGGTGGGCAAGATAAGATCCGCCCACTGTGGCGACACTATTACACTGGCACACAAGGGTTGATATTTGTCGTGGACTGTGCAGACAGAGATCGGATTGACGAAGCTAGGCAAGAACTCCATAGGGTCATTAACGATCGTGAAATGCGAGATGCAATCATTCTCATTTTTGCAAATAAACAAGACCTCCAGGATG CCATGAAACCACacgaaattcaagaaaaactGGGTCTGACGCGCATTCGTGACAGGAACTGGTACGTCCAGCCAGCATGTGCCACAACAGGCGACGGCTTGTATGAAGGACTAACGTGGTTAACATCCAATCACAAATCGTAA
- the LOC130695333 gene encoding microfibrillar-associated protein 1-like, whose amino-acid sequence MSSSKIVPILSTAGAIPVKNDKGEISMQKVKVNRYVSGKRPDYAATHSSSDDSDDEEFIRPRKQPRGRREEESPEHEWEDMPDIPISAQSDRRLKRLQNREFDEHRIERHRHIHEPEIMGTEEEEASPQLEDTVNDGEINFSRNARRWESSEEEDEVEDLDEDDIERRRLIARQKAVIKQQEEELLAREEEKESEEEEDDEASEYEEYTDSEEETGPRLKPIFVSKKERITIAEKEKELQKQKLMELESKKLAEERRRYTLKVVEEEVRKEMQAKDEKDLESGILSVLTDAEDEELEYESWKLRELKRNKRDRDEREAEEKERQEIERIRSMTEEERRLEFKNNPKQVTNKAPKGKYKFLQKYYHRGAFYLDEDKEVFKRDFAVPTLEDHFDKTVLPKVMQVKNFGRSGRTKYTHLVDQDTSQPDAPWATHTAQNLKFYTQHAGGVKQIFERPALKKKNTST is encoded by the exons ATGTCTTCTTCAAAAATAGTTCCTATCCTTTCTACAGCGGGAGCGATTCCTGTTAAAAATGACAAAGGAGAAATCTCTATGCAAAAGGTGAAAGTCAATCGCTATGTATCAGGCAAACGACCAGACTATGCTGCTACTCATTCTTCTTCAGACGATAGTGACGATGAAGAGTTTATCAGACCAAGAAAGCAGccaagaggaagaagagaagaagaaag TCCTGAACATGAGTGGGAGGATATGCCAGATATTCCTATCAGTGCGCAAAGTGATAGAAGATTGAAACGTCTTCAAAACAGAGAATTTGATGAACATAGGATTGAAAGACACAGGCACATTCATGAACCCGAGATTATGGGGaccgaggaagaagaagcatCACCACAATTGGAAGATACTGTAAATGATGGTGAAATTAATTTTAGCAGAAATGCCCGAAGGTGGGAATCTAGtgaggaagaagatgaggTAGAAGACCTTGATGAAGATGATATTGAACGTCGAAGATTGATTGCAAGGCAGAAGGCTGTAATTAAACAGCAAGaagaa GAGTTGTTGGCtagagaagaagagaaagaaagtgaagaagaggaagacgatGAAGCTTCTGAATATGAAGAATACACAG attcagaagaagaaactgGTCCAAGATTAAAACCCATTTTTGTTAGTAAGAAAGAACGAATAACCATagccgaaaaggaaaaagaattacagaaacaaaaacttatGGAACTTGAGTCCAAAAAGCTGGCAGAAGAACGTCGGCGTTACACTTTAAAG GTCGTGGAAGAAGAAGTACGCAAAGAAATGCAGGCTAAAGACGAAAAAGATCTTGAATCGGGAATATTGTCTGTATTGACAGATGCAGAAGATGAAGAACTCGAGTACGAAAGCTGGAAATTACGAGAACTTAAACGAAATAAGCGAGATCGCGATGAACGAGAAGCGGAAGAGAAGGAGAGACAAGAAATTGAACGTATTCGTAGTATGACTGAAGAAGAACGGCGGCTGGAATTCAAGAACAACCCGAAGCAAGTCACCAACAAGGCACCAAAGGGCAAATACAAGTTTCTACAGAAGTATTACCACCGCGGTGCATTTTACCTG GATGAAGACAAGGAAGTTTTCAAACGTGACTTTGCAGTACCCACCCTTGAAGATCATTTCGATAAAACCGTTCTACCTAAAGTGATGCAAGTTAAAAACTTCGGTCGAAGTGGCCGAACCAAATATACACATTTGGTGGATCAAGATACATCACAACCTGACGCTCCATGGGCCACTCATACTGCTCAGAACTTGAAATTCTACACTCAGCATGCAGGCGGTGTGAAGCAAATATTCGAAAGGCCAGcactgaagaaaaagaacacgaGTACCTGA
- the LOC130695317 gene encoding uncharacterized protein LOC130695317 codes for MVMGFFSCLLLAATTFCVTRQAFGLECAVCLPSDENASIAKEIQRLFLDDPSTLVGCNQTIGSDESAIVKTCPPGSLSCHIQKTKEWTAKTCSKISVDDCKTANRVKYCYCKTNRCNMQNYTISTTTTGSTMQMTESTTIATLSTSPADEPYHTTPRLRPKDPAKSESKKRQSDCWSVLSSLLMLYSSIQFF; via the exons atggttatgGGGTTTTTCAGTTGTTTGCTACTCGCCGCTACCACTTTCTGCGTTACAAGACAAG CTTTTGGTTTGGAATGCGCTGTCTGCCTGCCGTCAGATGAGAATGCCTCCATAGCTAAAGAGATTCAACGTCTCTTCCTCGATGACCCATCCACTTTGGTCGGCTGTAATCAAACCATTGGATCGGATGAGAGTGCTATTGTAAAAACTTGTCCGCCTGGCAGCTTGAGTTGCCACATCCAAAAAACTA AAGAATGGACTGCTAAAACCTGTTCCAAAATTTCAGTTGACGACTGTAAAACTGCCAATCGTGTGAAGTATTGCTATTGTAAAACAAACCGCTGCAATATGCAAAACTATACAATTTCAACGACAACAACTGGCTCTACTATGCAAATGACGGAATCCACAACCATTGCTACTTTAAGTACTAGTCCGGCTGATGAACCGTACCATACAACGCCACGATTGCGACCAAAAGATCCAGCCAAATCGGAATCGAAGAAACGTCAATCAGACTGTTGGTCGGTGTTGTCATCGTTACTGATGTTATACTCTTccatacaatttttttaa